The Ralstonia pseudosolanacearum genome includes the window AAGCGCCTCGTGATGGCCGTTAAGATTCTTATAGACAAACTGGATGGAGAGCGGCAGGCTGAAGCCCGCCGCGCGACGTAGGAGTTTGTCGGCGGATCTGAACGAATTGGGGTTGGCAGGATGACGATCGATATCGACAAGCTGGACGAAGCGCAGCTACAGGACTTGAATCGCCGAATTGTGGAGCGGCTGCGCTTTCTGCAGCAGATGCGCGCCCATAACGCGATGCTCAAGCTGTCGATTGGTGATTGCGTCACCTTTACCGGCAACGACGGGCAGGAAGTCCGTGGGCGTGTGGTGCGCTACAACCGCAAGACAGTGACCGTACTCACCGACAGCGGCGAGCAGTGGCGCGTATCGCCCGGGATACTGTGCAAGATGGGATCGGAGAAGGAGATCGTGTCCAACGTGATCACGTTGCCGCGCCCCTGAAGCTCAGGTAGCGCAAGCAGCACTGCTGAGCTGCTTCGCTACATTCCACGGCAAGAGCTCGTCGATGAGATTGATCTTGTGATCGGCGATGCGCGTGAGCACGTAGGTCAGATAGGCGCGCGGGTCGATGCCGTTGAGCTTGCAAGTGCCGATCAACCCGTACATTGCCGCAGCTCTTTCACCGCCGCTGTCGGAGCCCGCAAACAGGAAGTTCTTGCGGCCCAGGCTCACACAGCGCAGGGCGTTCTCGGCGAGGTTGTTGTCTATTTCCACCGCACCGTCATCGCAGTACAACGTCAGTGCGTCCCACTGGTTGAGCGAGTAGTTGATCGCGCGAGTCGTATCCGATTTCGCCGATAGCGTTTCAAGCTTTGCCCTGAGCCAAGCACCGTAGATCTGCAGCAATGGCTTGGATTTTTCCTGGCGCACGCGCAGCCGTTCTTCCGGTGGCTTACCTCGGATGCTGGCCTCAATGGCGTAGAACTCGCCGATAGTGGTCAGCGCCTTCGTGGTCGTCTCAGACGGCGTCTTCACGTGGATATCGTAGAGCTTTTTCCTCGCGTGCGCCATGCATGCAGCTTCTCGGATCGAGCCATCGACGAACAGATCGTTGAAGCCGGCGTAGGCGTCGGCCTGCAGGATGCCTTTGAACTTGGCCAGATGCGTCTTTGGGTGGGTGCCCTCGCGAGTGGCCGAGTAGGCGAACCACACGGCCGGCGGCTCCTTCGAACCGGAGCGGCTGTCGTCCCGCACGTAAGCCCACAGCCGGCCGGTCTTCGTCTTCTTGTTGCCGGGCGCGAGCACGGGGATCGGCGTGTCGTCCGCATGGAGCTTGGTCCCAGCCATCACGTAACGGCGCAGCGCCTCGGTCAGTTGCTCGCACAGCGCTTCGCATTGCCCCACCCAGCGTCCCATGCTGGCCGGATCGAGCATGACACCATCGCGCGCCGCGATCACCGACTGCCGGTACAGCGGCTGATGGTCAGCGTATTTCGAGACGAGGATGTCCGCCAGCAGGCTGGAATGAGCGATGCTGCGATCAATCGGCAGACCGGGCATCGGCGGTTGGGCGATCTTGCCGCAGCACGAACATACCGTCTTGCGCCGGATCGTGCGGATGACCTTGAACGCCGCTGCGATCCGGGCGAGCTGCTCGGAGATATCCTCGCCCAACGCTTGCATCGGCTCGCCGCAATCCGGGCAGGTCGGATCCGGCTCCAAGATATGCTCTTCGCGCAGCAAGTGCTCCGGCAAGGCCTCGCGCGTTGCGCGTTCGGTCGACGTCGATGTGGCAGTACTTTTGCGTCCGGCCGCGATATCGCAAGCCTCGGCCGCACCCCGGCCAGCCGTCAGATCGTCCAACCGAGCTTCGAGCTGTTCGATCTGGCGATCCAATTTCTCAGACTTGCGACCGAACTGCATACGCCTGAGCTTGGCGATCTGCGCCTTCAGGCGCTCGATCTCCAGATCGCGCTCGGCCATGTCCTGCCGTATCTGCTCAAGCGCCAGATCCCGCTGGGCAATCGACGCCTGAGCCTCGATCAGCAAGGCTTTCAGGGCATCGATATCGTCAGGGAGGTCGCCGGCATTATGCATGCGGCGCAGTTTACGGAGATCCCTGACCGTTTACAACATCGTGACGACCTTGTTGGTGCGACGCGGTGCGCGCCAATCGATGCCTTCGAGCAACATCGACAGTTGGGCGGGCGTCAGGTGGAGCTTGCCGCCATCGGCCTGTGGCCATACGAAGCGACCGGCTTCGAGCCGCTTGGCCAGCAGGTACAGCCCATCTCCGGTGGACCAGAGAACTTTGAGCGTATCACCGCGACGCCCCCGGAACACAAACACGTCCCCGCCGAACGGGTTGTCTTCCAGCACCGACTGCACCTTGGCCGCCAGGCCCTGGAACCCGCAACGCATGTCGGTCACGCCAGCAGCGATCCAGATGCGTGTGCCCGCCGGCAGCCCCATCATCGAGACAGCTCGCGAATGAGCAGCCTCAGCATGGCTGGAGAAACGTCGCCGCGAACGCGCAGACGGGCGCGATCAAACTCGACTTCGCAATAGCCCTCACTCGACGGCACAGCTTCGCTGGCCGGCTCGCTCGCCATTAACGCAGGGGCCTCACCAATCACGGTGACCGGCAACAGAGGCGTCTCGTCCGCCGGCGTCAGGTTTAGCAATGGCGGACCATACGCGGCGGCAAGATATTGCCGCCGCCACTTGAACAGCAAGTTGGCGTTGATTTCGTTCTCGCGAGCAATCAAGGCGACCGATGTGCCTGATTCGAACGATCGCTCCACCAACCGCCGCTTGAAGTCGACCGGGAAGTTCGGCCGCCTGTACGTGTCGCCAGCACGGCGCTCACTCAATGTTCTGTCCACGTTGGTATCCACCATAATTTGGTGGGCACCAAATTACCAATCGACTCAAACGGCGTCGAGAACGGTCCTCGCGAGGTGCTTACGACCTTACGGTCAGCGGCTCCGTTGCTGTCTGAGGTACTGCTGGTCGGGCTGCGTGCATCGGCCCGGCCTCCGGCTGGCATATACCGGGTGGATCACTTCCCGTAAGTGTTGCTCCCGGCAGCTTGAGTTACGGCGGTTATGGTGGTCCGGCGTGATGCGTGGAAATGGTGTATAAACGGCGCATCAATGCCGTATGGAGGTGGCCATGAGCGTCCGATTCAATGTGGTGCTGTCCGACGATCTCAACCGGGAAATCGACCGGGTGGCAGAAGAGACGGAAACCAACAAGAGCGAGATCCTGCGCAAGTCGCTGCAGCTATTTCTGGCGGCACGGGAGGGCAAGCGCCGCGGACTCAAGCTTGGGCTCGTTGAACCGACCACGGAGAAGCTGCAGACGGAGATTATCGGTCTGTGAGCACGATCGATCTGAACAATCCGCCGCCCAATCACAACTACAAGGTCTCGGTCGAACGTGAGGAAACGGCCGGCGAGCGGTGGGTGCGGCTGACCAAGGACTTGGCTCTGTTCTTTGCCGCGCTGCTGGTGTTCGGCATGATCGTGCTGCTATGCTATCGCGCGCTGTCGTCGCCGCAGACGTCAGCGGAAGAGAAGAAGTGGGCCATGTCGGTGCTCACGGCGGCGGCTGGCGGCATCATTGGTTATCTGATCCGTAAATGACCGCAAACTTTCTTGCCCGCACGTACATAGCCCGCATGACGCGGGCTTTTTGTTGGGTAACTTCCAGCTAAACCGGATGCAAGGTGAAGGGCGCCCGAGAGAGCGGTGTCCAGTCGATGCCTGTTCATTCTCTCGTGGATAGTTGTGCCCTTGCGAGGGCGGGCTGCTGCTTGTTCTTGCCTTGACCGTGCACAGCTCGTCGGCCGCTGTGTATGGAAGCGGGAGTGGCCCACAGGCTAGCGGAGTGTTGCGTCGGTTTGTACTTGGCTTGCCAGCACGGCCATGAGCGCCGCAGCCAGTTCGTCGGGCGTATCGGCGCTGCGCCGTAGGAGGCCGACCGGCTCCTTGGTGGCGGAGGTCGGCAAGTCCAGCCGTACCAGCCAACCGTGCTCCATGTCGTCGCGAGCGGCGCGCTCGGGCGTGATCCAGACGGCGTCGGAGCGGCAGGCCAGTAGCCGCGCAACCGATACGGAGAGGGTCTCCGTTACCCCGGGCGGCAGGCGCAGCCCGTGCGTCTGGAACAGCGCCTCGGTGTGGTGGCGTGGCACGGTGCCGGGAGGGGAGATCACCAGCGGGTAGTCCAGGACTGCCGGCAGCGATGCCGAGGCGCCGGGTTCGGCCATCAGCGGATGGCCGGGGCGCACCACCAGCGCCAGCGGCTCGGCATACAGCAATTCGAAGGACAGCCCCTGCATCATGGCCGGCTCGGCCATGCGACCGACCACCAGATCCAGCTCGCCGGCCTTGAGCGCCGCCAGCAGGTCGGCATTGGTGCCGGTGCGCAGGCGCACGCCGGCGTGCGGGCGCAGCGCATGCAGCCGGGCGATGGCCTCGGGCAGCAGGCCGCTCGCCACGGTGGGCAGGGCACCGATCTCGAGTATCGGTGGTGCCGGTTCGCCGGTACCGCCCAGCGCGGTGGCGGCGGCATCCAGCGCCTGCGTGGCGCCCACCGCATAGCGCAGGAAGTGCTCGCCGGCGGCGGTCAGGCGTGCGCCGTGGCGGCCACGCTCGACCAACTGCGCGCCCGACAGTGCCTCCAGTTCGCCCAGGGTTTTGGAGATGGCCGGCTGGCTCAGGTGCAGCCGTTCGGCGGCACGGCGCAGGTTGCGCTCCTGGGCGATGGCGACGAAGCAAGTGAGATGGCGGAAGCGGATGCGTGATTGCAGCGCCTCACCCTCACCGGAAGCGACGGGATTTTCCATAACGTCTGGTTATCGATTTTTCGATCAGAAGTCAATTTACTTCACTTTTTTGCCGCTATACAGTGGCTTCAGATCGATTCGATTTCAGGAGACGCTCCGTGACGATCCCGTATTCGGGCACCGGCGAATTCGCCCAGCGCGACACCGCGCTGCATCCGCCCGCGCTGACCCCCGGCTACAAAACCAGCGTGCTGCGCTCGCCGCGCAACGCCCTGATCTCGACACTCAATACGCTGTCGGAGACCACCGCGCCGGTCTTCCACGCCGACGACCTCGGCCCGCTCGACAACGACCTGATCCTCAACTATGCCAAGGGCGACCTGCCTATCGGTGAGCGCATCATCGTGCACGGCTATGTGCGCGACGAATTCGGCCGCCCGGTGCCCAACGCGCTGGTCGAGGTGTGGCAGGCCAACGCCGGCGGCCGGTATCGCCACAAGAAGGACCAGTACATCGCGCCGATCGACCCCAACTTTGGCGGCTGCGGCCGCATGCTGACGGATGCCAACGGCTACTACGCCTATCGCACCATCAAGCCGGGCCCGTATCCGTGGCGCAATCGCATCAACGACTGGCGGCCTTCGCACATCCATTACTCGCTGTGCGGCGATGGCTGGGCGCAGCGTTTGATCACGCAGATGTATTTCGAGGGCGATCCGCTGATCGCGCAGTGCCCGATCATCCGGACCATCCCCAATGAGACGCAGGTGCGCGGCCTCATTGCGCTGCTCGACACGGCCAATCACGTGCCGCTGGATGCGCGCTGCTACCGCTTCGACATTACGCTGCGCGGCCGCCGCGCCACGCATTTCGAGAACGCCTTGCCGAGAGCCCGATGATGACGATGACCACGCTGCGGGAATCCCTGGAACGCGCCCAGGCGACGGCCCCGACCACGACCCCGCCGTTCGTGCACTACGACGAGACCGCCTCGCAGACGGGCGGCCCGTATGTGCACATCGGCCTGGCGCCTCGTCAGGCGGGGTTCGATATCTACGAGAAGGCATTCGGCAATGTGTTGACCACGCCCGCCACGCGCGGCGAGCGCATCAAGCTGGAAGGCCGGGTTCATGACGGCTCCGGCACGCTGGTGCGCGACGTGCTGATCGAGATCTGGCAGGCCAACGCCGACGGCAAATACGCGCACCCCGGCGACCGTCAAGACAAGTCCATCGACCCGACCTTCCGGGGCTGGGGCCGCACCGGCGCCGATTTCGACACGGGCATCTACCGTTTCGAGACCATCAAGCCCGGTGCCGTGGCGGGGCGCGGGGCAGCGGTGCAGGCACCGCACATCTGCATGATGCTGTTCGCGCGCGGCATCAACCTGGGGCTGCACACCCGCGTGTACTTCAGCGACGAGGCCGAGGCCAACAGCCGCGATCCGGTACTGACCGGCATCGAGTGGGAAGTGCGCCGCCAGACCCTGATCGCGCGGCGCGATGAACGCAACGGCGAGGTGGTCTACACCTTCGACGTGCGCCTGCAGGATACGCCGGACGGCGGTGCCGAAACGGTCTTCTTCGATATCTGAGCGCCGCACGGGTGACATGGACGCCCGGCAGTTGCGCGCTGCCGGGCGCTTTTCTGTGCGCGGGCCGCGCATCATGAATCATGGGCAGGATGTCACCTGGCCGTCGATAATGGACAGATTCCGACTCACGCGCCATGCCATTCTGATGTGACCCAACTTACGCTGCCCGGATTCGAAGCGATACCGCAGGTGCCCGCGCACCGCCTGTTCCTGGCGGTCAAGCCCGATGCGGATGCGGCCAGACGCATCGCGCAGCGGGTTGCGCTGCTGCGGCCGGAAGTCGGCTTCAAGGCCAGGCCGCTGCGCGTGGAGCGGTTGCATGTCACGCTGCATCACCTGGGGGATTTCGTCGAACTGCCGGACACCCTGGTGGCGCGTGTCTGCGAGGCCGCGGCCGGCGTTGCGCTGCCGCCGTTCGAGGTGACATTCGACCAGGTGGTGAGCTTCCACGGCCGGCGCGACCACCGGCCCTTCGTCCTGACGGGCGGTGTCGGCCTGCATGCCTTGATCGACTTCCAGCACGCGCTGGGCGCTGCGCTCGAGCGCGCCGGGCTGCGTGTTCCGCAGGCGCGCTTTGTGCCGCATGTCACCCTGCTGTACGACCGCGGCGGCTTTGCGCCGAAGCCGGTCGAGCCGATCACCTGGACGGTGCGCGAGTTCGTGCTGATCGACAGCTGGCTCGGCAGGACGCGCTATGACGAGAAGGGGCGATGGCCGCTGCGGGAGGGCGGCCTATTGTCCTGAGCGGTCCTGAGCGTCGGTTGGATCCGGCTGTATCAGGCGGACGTGTCGGGCAGTGCGCAGTTGTCGGGGCCGCAGGCCGGCGCGGTGTCATGCGCGCCGGCTGCCGCGGGCGCCGCGGTGCCGGCCGCGAGATGCTGTGCCAGTGCCTGTGCCCAGGCCTCGGGACGGCCCAGCCAGGCGCCGGCATCCACCACGCCCATCCGGCCCTCGTCGTCTTCCAGCACGAAGGTGGGGTAACCCTGGCCGCCCACGCGATCGAGCAGGCGCCGGCTGGCGGCGATGTGCTGCTGCGTGAGCGCGCCGGACTGCCGCGCGCATTCGGCATCGAACACGTCGGCGGGCAGGCCGAGGTCGACGGCCAGTTCGCGCAGGACCGGCGCATCGGCGATGCGCCGGCCTTCTTCATAGTGCGCGCGCTGCACCCTGTGGATCATGTCGAGGCCGCGTCCGCCAATGGCCTGTGCCGCCAGCGCTGCGGTGATCGGCGGTTCGGAGTCCATTACGGCGGTGGTGTCGCGCAGCAGGCCTTCGAAGTAGGGTGTGCCGAAGGGCTGGCCGGTCAGCTCGGCGATGCGGTGGTCGTGCGGCATCACGTAGCTGCGCCATTGCGGCGTCACCGTGCGGCGGTTGGGGCCGGCCAGCATGCCACCGCCGTGGAAGGCGACGGCGAGGCCCGGTACCGTGCGGGCCGCTTCCACCAGCGGCGCGGCGCCGTAGCACCAGCCGCACAGCGGGTCGAAGATGTAGTGCAAGGTTGCCATCTGGCGTCTCCAGGATTGTGCAGGGTGCCTGTCGGGTGCTGCGCGTTGCAGGTTGGGGCGATGCCGCGTCTGCTCAAGCTTGCATGAGCGCGATGTTCGTGCCGAG containing:
- the tnpC gene encoding IS66 family transposase, whose product is MHNAGDLPDDIDALKALLIEAQASIAQRDLALEQIRQDMAERDLEIERLKAQIAKLRRMQFGRKSEKLDRQIEQLEARLDDLTAGRGAAEACDIAAGRKSTATSTSTERATREALPEHLLREEHILEPDPTCPDCGEPMQALGEDISEQLARIAAAFKVIRTIRRKTVCSCCGKIAQPPMPGLPIDRSIAHSSLLADILVSKYADHQPLYRQSVIAARDGVMLDPASMGRWVGQCEALCEQLTEALRRYVMAGTKLHADDTPIPVLAPGNKKTKTGRLWAYVRDDSRSGSKEPPAVWFAYSATREGTHPKTHLAKFKGILQADAYAGFNDLFVDGSIREAACMAHARKKLYDIHVKTPSETTTKALTTIGEFYAIEASIRGKPPEERLRVRQEKSKPLLQIYGAWLRAKLETLSAKSDTTRAINYSLNQWDALTLYCDDGAVEIDNNLAENALRCVSLGRKNFLFAGSDSGGERAAAMYGLIGTCKLNGIDPRAYLTYVLTRIADHKINLIDELLPWNVAKQLSSAACAT
- the tnpB gene encoding IS66 family insertion sequence element accessory protein TnpB (TnpB, as the term is used for proteins encoded by IS66 family insertion elements, is considered an accessory protein, since TnpC, encoded by a neighboring gene, is a DDE family transposase.) — its product is MMGLPAGTRIWIAAGVTDMRCGFQGLAAKVQSVLEDNPFGGDVFVFRGRRGDTLKVLWSTGDGLYLLAKRLEAGRFVWPQADGGKLHLTPAQLSMLLEGIDWRAPRRTNKVVTML
- the tnpA gene encoding IS66-like element accessory protein TnpA, producing the protein MDRTLSERRAGDTYRRPNFPVDFKRRLVERSFESGTSVALIARENEINANLLFKWRRQYLAAAYGPPLLNLTPADETPLLPVTVIGEAPALMASEPASEAVPSSEGYCEVEFDRARLRVRGDVSPAMLRLLIRELSR
- a CDS encoding ribbon-helix-helix protein, CopG family, with the translated sequence MSVRFNVVLSDDLNREIDRVAEETETNKSEILRKSLQLFLAAREGKRRGLKLGLVEPTTEKLQTEIIGL
- the pcaQ gene encoding pca operon transcription factor PcaQ, with the translated sequence MENPVASGEGEALQSRIRFRHLTCFVAIAQERNLRRAAERLHLSQPAISKTLGELEALSGAQLVERGRHGARLTAAGEHFLRYAVGATQALDAAATALGGTGEPAPPILEIGALPTVASGLLPEAIARLHALRPHAGVRLRTGTNADLLAALKAGELDLVVGRMAEPAMMQGLSFELLYAEPLALVVRPGHPLMAEPGASASLPAVLDYPLVISPPGTVPRHHTEALFQTHGLRLPPGVTETLSVSVARLLACRSDAVWITPERAARDDMEHGWLVRLDLPTSATKEPVGLLRRSADTPDELAAALMAVLASQVQTDATLR
- the pcaH gene encoding protocatechuate 3,4-dioxygenase subunit beta — translated: MTIPYSGTGEFAQRDTALHPPALTPGYKTSVLRSPRNALISTLNTLSETTAPVFHADDLGPLDNDLILNYAKGDLPIGERIIVHGYVRDEFGRPVPNALVEVWQANAGGRYRHKKDQYIAPIDPNFGGCGRMLTDANGYYAYRTIKPGPYPWRNRINDWRPSHIHYSLCGDGWAQRLITQMYFEGDPLIAQCPIIRTIPNETQVRGLIALLDTANHVPLDARCYRFDITLRGRRATHFENALPRAR
- the pcaG gene encoding protocatechuate 3,4-dioxygenase subunit alpha, which translates into the protein MMTMTTLRESLERAQATAPTTTPPFVHYDETASQTGGPYVHIGLAPRQAGFDIYEKAFGNVLTTPATRGERIKLEGRVHDGSGTLVRDVLIEIWQANADGKYAHPGDRQDKSIDPTFRGWGRTGADFDTGIYRFETIKPGAVAGRGAAVQAPHICMMLFARGINLGLHTRVYFSDEAEANSRDPVLTGIEWEVRRQTLIARRDERNGEVVYTFDVRLQDTPDGGAETVFFDI
- the thpR gene encoding RNA 2',3'-cyclic phosphodiesterase, whose amino-acid sequence is MTQLTLPGFEAIPQVPAHRLFLAVKPDADAARRIAQRVALLRPEVGFKARPLRVERLHVTLHHLGDFVELPDTLVARVCEAAAGVALPPFEVTFDQVVSFHGRRDHRPFVLTGGVGLHALIDFQHALGAALERAGLRVPQARFVPHVTLLYDRGGFAPKPVEPITWTVREFVLIDSWLGRTRYDEKGRWPLREGGLLS
- a CDS encoding DsbA family protein; translated protein: MATLHYIFDPLCGWCYGAAPLVEAARTVPGLAVAFHGGGMLAGPNRRTVTPQWRSYVMPHDHRIAELTGQPFGTPYFEGLLRDTTAVMDSEPPITAALAAQAIGGRGLDMIHRVQRAHYEEGRRIADAPVLRELAVDLGLPADVFDAECARQSGALTQQHIAASRRLLDRVGGQGYPTFVLEDDEGRMGVVDAGAWLGRPEAWAQALAQHLAAGTAAPAAAGAHDTAPACGPDNCALPDTSA